GTCAGAAAGCACCAGGTACCAGGGAATTGGGTTGTGTAACTACCCACGTCCACCAGGGGGAGCCCGGCCAGCAGCAGGGCCAGGGAGGACAGCAGGAGGACAGCCAGACGCATGTGGGCTACCGTGATCAGGGCAGAGTGGAGAAGGGGCTGGGTAATGCCCATACAACGCTCCACGGCCATGGCACTGCCCAGTAATAGAGGACACAGGCCGAAGAACACCAAGCTGGCACCGAACAGTTGGCAGAACATCCCGATAGGCTCGGTGGTGTCACGCATTCTTGCAGCCACCCTGTGCCTCCGACTCTGACCCAGGTGCAGATGGAGGGCAAAGGCACCAGGGATCAAATTACCAGCCAGGTCGGTTAGCAGTAGAGCCCCCACTAACAGCAGGAACGGAGCTTTGGCCCGATGTCTGAAGCGTACATAGGACTTGGCCAGGATGCCCAGGGCGCTTAGGTTGGAGAGGCCACCCAGGGTCATGGTGAAACAGTACAATCCAAAGGAGGGAGGGTTGATGGGGGGTGGCGGTGTGGTGGCATTCAGGGTCTGGATGGATGGACAGGGGCAGGAGGAGAAGTTGAGTtcaaggaggtggtggaggacagagggagaggagggggcagaGACTGTAGCCATGATGTCATAGAGGAGCAATGAGTATTCAGCTTCAATGCCATCTGCAAAGAATGAGAGATATTAAGTTGAAGACTGGTTCAAACGTTTGTAAGCAAACAGTACTTGCGTATTAGATCTATGTaatccagcctggtctcatagactagatgaaACATAGTACATTTAAATCCAGGGCACACACATTTGTATCATACGTTACGTTTGGTATGGGTACATAAGACAGATGATTACTTAAGTTGGGGTGGATGGGTGCGTGTATAAcgcaaatgtctagcaacccaaaggttgctagtttgaatctcatcacggacaactttagcattttagctaattagtaacctttcaactacttactactttttagctactttgcaactacttagcatgccCCTAACCATAGCccctttagctaacccttcccctaaccctaaccttaaccctttaacctaactcctaaacttaaccctacccctaacccctaacctaggtaacgttagccatctagctagaattcataacatatcatacttttagcaaattcataacatattgtatgttttgcacATTTGTAACATTGACCTTTTTGCAAATTTGTGacataatacgaattgtaattcgtaacatatcatacgaaatgggtgatggacatcaaCAAATTAATGCATACCATACGAAACTAAAcatatactaaatggagtgtcatgGATTTACGTGCAGAATTATTCGACATGCTCTGAGACCAGATTGTGTAATCAGTTGTAATAGGACAGGGATGAATACTGGCGTGACTTTAATAGAGACAATTTGAGAATCTGAGAGTCATACTTACAAGGCCATTGAACAGTTAAAAATAAATTATGTTGAATTGTCAAAATTAAATGTCTCTAAGGGAAATTCATTTTCTGCATGACTCCAACTTAGTACTAATTTAATTTAATAAAACTCCTAGATATCTCAAGTGCACCTGTGTGATTACGAGCATTGTATGCTTCACTTTGAGGAGGCACATTGAGTGATTATAATAGTGACAGGTGGTCTGTGTAGGACTCTTGAGGATTTTAACTTTGCATTAGAACAGACCCTGATTGCACTGAAAAGTCTGTAATGAGACACTAATGGGAACTTGCCTGGCGCTTTCTTTGCCTCTGTGCCCTTTCAGGAACCATATCCaaacacttacagtgccttcggaaagtactcagaccccttgactttttccacaatttgttacgttacagccttattctaaaatgtattacatttccccccctcatcaatctacacacattaccccaaaatgacaaagcaagaacaggtttttcgaattttttgctaatttattatatataaaaaactgaaatatcatatttacataagaattcaaaccctttactcagtactttgttgaagcagctttggcagcgattacagcctcaagtcttcttgggtatgacgctacaagcttagcacacctgtattttgccAATCCACATCAGCCATGCCAGCCTGACAGAGGATAATGATGTTTCACACTCATGAGCCAGCTCTTTTCAAACAGCAAATTACAAATTACAtccttcctttccttccttccttctgctGGGGTAAAATTACACCTGGCACAAAACAGCAAAATGACATCTCCAGGTGGGCCATGGGAATAATCAGTAGCTTTGTAAACTTGCTGGATAGCTTTTTTTTCACTGTACTCCTttatccctctttctttctttctgctgCAGTTTTTTGCACCCTCTCTGTCACTCCCCTCCCCTTCCTTTAGAGGCTTCCTTGCCAATGAAGGTATATCCACAGAGGAACCAAGGCGAATATAAAGCTGCACATTTCAACTTGAGAGAGTAAGTAAAACTGACAAAGAACCTCCCTGATTATAAGACCACAGGCTTCATGTTAGTAGAGACAGGGCAGTGACAATGACCTAAGACGAGCCATTAGTCGTCATGTGATCTGAAGTGAATACATTGCGTTTCCCCTTGATTCTCCTTACTGCGTTGTGCTCCTGTTTGAATCACAGAACACAAGAGCTCCCTATCAAACCTAACTGCAGATGCAACCATGCTATAACAACTGCAAACACATCTCCTCCCCTCACAAACTTGAGAAGAGCTATAGTAGCTAAAATACATATGAAACAGATGGGGGTTCAAATATTATTTAGGGTATTTCACTTACTTTCAAAGACATTTTGAAGTAACTATTTTGATAGTTTTTCTTTGAAAATAgaagtagttgaatattggaatgtatttagaaatacattatttaattAACATTTAATTACAAAAATCCACATAAAAATCCTTAAATTTAAggtagagatatctgttattttacatgtCTCAATCCAACACATCCGCCTATGTTGTccttccgcatctgcagtggaaagtggcagagctacagtgctgtttgtcagaccaggagacatccctaAAAGGGGTCTTCTCACGAAACCGTCTGTAGCTTCTGAAccatttgggctacaaactaatatgacgcCACTGTGGAAAGGGGACTCTTCTGAAGGTAACCCAAATAAATtcatggaagtatggaggtagttttgtgccaacaaaaataaggggttaaatatgtgtccaaaaaatttgatatctcctagatataggacagacacttcaaaaccgtatttcttatgatttatttttttactctcttttctttcatttttgaatgtgttattcaatgcgtttctatgagcTATattagtaaaggccaaattcaatattttatcaaatcattttttatatatattttatatatacttTCTACAATTCTagatcaaatagctaaatgatgcATAgtgtgaccatcttaaaacaattccatatgttagcttagtaacccccccccccccccccccccattttgatTGATGAGATGACATAGTCAATTAGAACCTAATTGTGGCATAGCGAATTAAAATAATTGAACCAATGTAAGTAATTGAACCAATGTTTTGAATATTTTATTAAGCAATTGCATACCTAGTGCCAACATGATTATTCCTGAGTTAATCACACTTACCTTACACAATCAATCGGGAATGGTTCTTCATATGAATGTCACTTTGTGGAATGATACAGAATGCAGGATTGATGGATGAGGTGTGAAGGTCTTACCCATCCGATACCCAAATCAGCCTGTCTTGTCTGCAGCTGTGCCAGCATGAGTCTGTCAAACTCAATTCTGCAGGCAGAGGAGCACCGTCTCTTCTCTCATTACCATAGTCCAGTCACTGAGACACTCATTGTGACACTcgtttcctctctttctctctgagtctatatctcctctctctctctccactctctctcccccttcccaccCCCCTCTCTGACTCTTCTGTGGCGTTTATCTGATCTTCGCCCGCAGGACCTGCATAATCTTCTCTCTTAGCCCCTCTCTGGGTGTCTGAGCCCTCCTACTGTCCATCTATTTAGAATTCTCACATATTTTCTCATGTTTTATCTTTATCACAGACATCATCAACAGGATGTTCTGCCTAATAAagtctctggtctgtctgtgataACGATTATAAGTAACAGTTGGGCTGCAGGGGGTCAGatgtgtggctgtgtggtccTGTCACCTTTTTGCCTCCACTAATAATTCTAATTGGTTTCACTATTAAAAGGCTGTCAAGTAACATATTAGATACGTTTTTCATTCCAGTCTCTAATTAGCTGCTCAGGCAATTTTCTAAGATACAATATCATTTAGGGAAGAATACAGATTTGTTTTAATGGTAATATTTTTGTTGTTTCACAGCTTTGTGAGGAGAAAAGTTCAAAGATAAAATAGCTTCTTCATGGAACTTAGAAAATTTGATTGGTAGATATTAGATCATTGGTAGACAATTACATTTGAAAAGGAACTGTAGAGCACCCATAATTAAATGTTTTCATAAAGTATAAAGTATCAGATAAAACAATTTGCAAACATTCAAAACCACCTTCAGACCATTTACTAGACAGaacagatttatttttatttattttttccacaTAAAATCTTTAAATGttttgttaatttctctacaggTCTGGTAGGTAACACAAAGATAAGGCAAGGTAAACAAAACGGGACAGTCTCTCTACATTCCAGCTGAATCTCTTGGTGATAAAGCCATTTCATTTCTCGTTGTTTTCTGTCCCTGAGTAGCAGTCTAACCTCAGAGGAACGTGATGCTGTCTCCTCCTGCATGCACTTCAATTGGCTGTGCCTGAGAGGATTTTGGGTGAGACGCAGCGGTTCCATATTCTCCATCAGTCTCCAAGGCACCTGTGGGGAATCCTGAGAAAgaacaacaaaacaaaaccaGGTAGCATAGCAACAAAAGacagagcagcagagagagccaCTCGCTTCAGTCAGCTCCTGACTGGGGTTCTCATTTGAGCTTACATTTAATTATCCTACCTCCTTCCGTGAAGTTTAGAAATAAGCAGTCACCTTGAATGTTCAACCTTAAAGGAGCAATCTGGAGCAAGCTGTAAATGAACAAACCGCTTTGTTAAtgttttaaaacctcttaaggatccaactttattttaatattttcgcctaaaatgacatacccaaatctaactgcctgtagctcaggacctgaaacaagtatatgcatattcttgataccatttgaaaagaaacactttgaagtttgtggaaatgtgaaatgaatgtaggagaatattacATTAGATCTGGTTAGAGATTATACAAAGGAAAAAAACAATGcatttttttgtatttcttttgtaccatcatctttgaaatgcaagagaaaggccataatgtattattccagcccaggcccaatttagattttgtccactAGATAACAACAGTGTACGTGCAAAGTTTTAGATTGatacaatgaaccattgcatatctgttcaaaatgttctaTCAAGACAACTCAAATGTGCCTAatcggtttattaatacattttcaagtttatAACTgtccactctcctcaaacaatggtATTGGTATtcttggtattctttcactgtaatagctactgtaaattggacagtgcagttagattaacaagaattaaaGCTTTCTCCCCATatcagacatgtctatgtcctgggaaatgttcatgTTACTTACAACATCATGCTATTCATATTAGTCTACGTTAGATTAACCGTCCCGTGGgggtgtggacacacacacacacacacaccaatcctgtagaggttaacTAAAGATTGCCCTGCGGTTTGGGCTATATAAATCAAATAGGTGTATCCAATTTCTGCTGGCTTCATGACTGGCTTAAAAAGCAACCCATCTATTTTCTACACACCGACGCTTTTTTAATGGAAATGTGATTCTATCTTGTTGGTGCcctgtggttgttgttgctggcGCTGCTGAAATCCTTGATGCAAGGAGTCACTTGCCCAAATCTCTGGCAGTATTCATCCAGAAACTTGTAGTGTATAAGAGACATCCATTCCATTCAGTCCTGCCCTTGAGCTGTTCACCCACAATACAGCACAATGACTTTTTGAAAAGGTCTGTCCCACTGGGCaccaactggttgaatcaacgttgtttcactgtcatttgtcaacgtattgtgtcAATCAAACAAGACATAACAGTCACATGATTTGCACAGCAAAAAAACATGAGCAAGTAGGGAGGGATTGAAACAGCAGTTCAAGATACAACAATTGAAAGATAATATTACTACCTAACAAAGGTCTTTGATGGTGGAGATGCACTAAAGCTTATGTAGCTGAGCTATGCAGCTTAGCTGTGGAATGTCAAAAAATTATACTTTCCAGGAAcattgaaaataagtatttggatCAAACCACTTTTTCTGAATTGCATTTTTGGCAGCAGTTATGGCACACATGAACAATTTCATCGAATCCAATAGAATGTCAAAATGATTTCCTAGTAAGACAGACCAGGCGACATATATACATTTACTTCTATCAAGGTTTGAAGAAGGTATTTAATGTATGTCCAGAGGTCAGAGACCACTGAGCATTCCCAAAAACACATGTACAGTATCTCAGTTTTCAAACCCTTCTTTTTtcccacatttagttgtgttagaGCTtgaatgaaaaatatatttttttgtcactggcctacacatagtatcccatattgtcaaagtggaattatgttttcaatttctttaaacaaattaattaaaaatgaaaagctgaaaagtaTTGAGTCAATACGtagtcaacccctttgttatggcacgcttaaatatgttcaggagtaaaaatctgcttaacaagtcacataataagttgcatggattcactcgGTGTGCTTtaatagtgttaaacatgattttttgaatgactacctcatctctgtaccccacacatacaattatctctaaggtccctcagtcgagcagtgcatttcaaacacatattcaaccacaaagaccagggaagttttccaatgcctcgcaaagaagggactTATTGTTCATGggttaaaaaaaagcagacattttaatatccctttcagcataattacactttggatggtgtattaatacacccagtcactacaaagatacaggcgtccttccaaactcagttgccagacaggagggaaaccgctcagggatttcaccatgaggctgaTGGTGACTTTAGAACAGTTACAGAATTTAACggctgtgatagaaaactgaggatggatcaacaacattgtagttactccgcaatattaacctaactgacagagtgaaaagaaaaaagcctgtacagaataaaaaattatccaaaacatgaatcctgtttgtaacatggcactaaagtaatacagcaaaacatttggcaaagcaattcactttttgtcctgaatacaaattgttatgtttggggcaaatccaataaaacatattttcaaacatagtggtggctgcatcatgttatgggaatgcttgtaattgttaaggactggggagtgtttcaggataaaaaagaaatggaatagagctatgCACAgggaaaatcctagaggaaaacctggttcattctgctttccaccagacactgggagatgaattcacctttcagcaggacaataacttaaaagacaaggcaaaatctacactggagatccttaccaagaagacagtgaatgttcctgtgtggccgagttacagttttgacctaaatatacttgaaaatctatggcaagacctgaaaatggttgtctagcaatgatcaacaaaaaatttgacagagcttgaaaaatattgaaaataataattggcaAATATTGCACAGTCCAAGCGTGGAAAGCGCTTAGAGTTACcctgaaagactcacagctgtaatcactgccaaatgtgcttctacaaactattgaatcaggggtgtgaatacttatgtaaattacatatttctgtatttcattttcaatacatttgcaaaaatgtctaaaaacacattttcactttgtcattatggggtattgtgtgtagatgggtgaaaaaaaaatcaatgtaatccattttgaattcagactgtaacacaactaaatctggaataagtcaaggagtatgaatactgaATCAAGAATGCAACCGTTGAAGATATTATCATCCAAGTTTTATTCAGAAGTGACAATATGGTGTACTGTATATCACATTCCAGTTCACCTGTTCTCCAAATTATAGGAGCTAACTGTTCCAGATGGAAGTAACCGCAGGTGCACATGTTTCGGTCTAGTTAATTTTGAATGAGAGAGTGGAGACCAGGCCAACAGATTTGGGAGTATTCCAAAGAGTCTCATCCAGGGGATGTGTGGCGATAAGGGAATCCCAGCTACTCCGTAGGCTTTTAGAGCAGAGTGGAGCTTAAGGTTAAAACAAGAAGTCCCTGGGAGATAATATCATTCTTTGAGGTCTTGAAAAGTTTGAAGACCTGAATTGTCAAATAAATTATTTCTACTAGACCATTGATGAAAAAACAAGGGGTTTGAGCCTGATAAGATTAGGCTATTATTCCTGTGAAAAGGGAATGAGATCATGAGATGTCTATTGGCCTGTCTCCACATCCACTTCATTTAGCAATTATTGGACCCATTTGGAGACATAGAATAAGTCTTATAGTCTAATGGGTTTTATTAAAGCCTCTTCGATGGGATGCCTTGTGGCTTCATTAGTAGGATCTAGAAAAGAAAAGTAAAGTAATATAATTGAAAGTTAGTTAAAACCATTCATTTAAACGGGTGTGTCTTGAGGATAGAAATTTAAACTACaagattatgtcatcatggtaccGAGTTTTCTACATAGACAATCTGTAGAAAAAGGCcatcctgctcctctcctctctacttctaACTAACTTCCCCTCACAGTCCTTTCAATTTCCCTTCAGTCTCTTTAGTTTGGCTGCTCAGCCTAATTATTCCTCACTTATCAAAGCCCTGCCATTCCCAACCAATCAGAGCACTTGGAAATGCGCATCTGGACACTGCACCCGCCCACTCGGGTCAGAGTGTTGTCGTCAtccaaaagggggggggggggggtatataatatgtacatgtaggtagagttattaaagtgactatgcatagataataacagagtagcagcagtgtagaagggggggggggggggggcaatgcaaatagtctgggtagccgtttgattagatgttcagaagtcttatggctcgggggtagaagctgtttagaagcctcttggaccaagGCTTGACGGTCCAGTACCACTTACCTTaggttagcagagagaacagtctatgactagggtggctggagtctatgacaatttttagggccttcctctgacaccgtcctggatggcaggacgcttggccctggtgatgtactgggccgtacgcattaccctctgtagtgccttgcggtcggaggccgagcagttgccataccaggcagtgatgcaacccgtcaggatgctctcgatggtgcagctgtagaaccttttgaggatctgaggacccatgccctcttcacgactctcttgttgtgcttggaccatgttagtttgttggtgatgtggacgccaaggaactctcaacctgctccactacagcccagtcgatgagaatggaggcgtgctcggtcctccttttcctgaagtccacaattaactcctttgtcttgatcacgttgaaggagaggttgttgtccttgcaccacacggccaggtctctgacctcctctctataagctgtcttgtcactgggcagctctcggctgtgcttccctttgtagtctgtaatagtttgcaagccctgccacatccggcgagcgtcggagccggtataGTACGatttaatcttagtcctgtattgaagctttaactgtttgatggtttgtcggagggcatagagggatttcttataagcttccgggttagagtcccgctccttgaaagcggcagctctaccctttagctcagtgcggatgttgcctgtaatccatggcttctgtttggggtatgACCCCATGTTGTAAGTGTAATGCCATTTCCCATTTATTCATGTACATGTGTATATTACATAGTTATACACTTAACTAATACTGTTTACATGTGTGCATATATTTCCCTTATGCAGGGGAAAACCACAACAGTAAGATTTGAAGTAATTTGGATTACCACACATAAAGAACTTTGAGGGTATCagctgtgtctgtgtgattgtgttGATTACCAAGTGTTCAGTATGGGCCTCAACATCATGTTCTGACCGGACAGCACTATAGTGGGCAAAACCAAACCAATCAGTTATAAGTACATAGCGGGTAAGGGCATTCACAGCCAACCGCTCAGACGGGTGAGGAAATACCAGCCAACTGTTTTTACTCAatccttgtataaaatatgttgaatttctacttttgaaacaacgtcagatcttcaatgttatatccactatcagaaaaaataGTCTGGAAAGCACCACCTACTGGACATTTCTACAACTATCCCTTTGGTCTCCTTTCCAGAGTTTTAACAGAGCCCTGCTTAGATtttatatttgtcactgactaccaccaatgtgctatcatgaaaatgattattgagagatctcttaataactaaatagattcactgttgctatcaaagtcattccaaagggtaggtttaacagagcaaatgaaatgtaaccatacttCATAAAGCATAATGATCAATGATTCTATTTAGGCCTATAGCATTTGTGAAGTCATCAACAACTATTGTTTGAATTCAAACCAGGGTTCAACTAAATCTATATAATACAAATAGGCATAAGGTTTCAAGCATTGGTTGATTTCAAATTTAATCTACGAGTTAATAATAAACATGTTGG
The sequence above is a segment of the Salvelinus alpinus chromosome 1, SLU_Salpinus.1, whole genome shotgun sequence genome. Coding sequences within it:
- the LOC139573931 gene encoding prostaglandin E2 receptor EP1 subtype-like, giving the protein MATVSAPSSPSVLHHLLELNFSSCPCPSIQTLNATTPPPPINPPSFGLYCFTMTLGGLSNLSALGILAKSYVRFRHRAKAPFLLLVGALLLTDLAGNLIPGAFALHLHLGQSRRHRVAARMRDTTEPIGMFCQLFGASLVFFGLCPLLLGSAMAVERCMGITQPLLHSALITVAHMRLAVLLLSSLALLLAGLPLVDVGSYTTQFPGTWCFLTVHGPLSTADASLALTFSGLGLTALSLSLICNTLSGLALLQVRLSSQGIRTNTTAAPGRYGRTSSSPLRSLDVEMMAQLTVITMVSCVCWSPFLISISLLVGQFCRGGRGSSHTVRQSEKLVLLGLRMATWNQILDPWVYILLRRAVLRRVFRVLQPDSRSTLTQSSSCTTASRRQGIGLH